CGCCTCGTGGTGCGCCCGCCAGTCCCAACGATCTTCCGGGATGTCCGTCACCGCATCGTGGCCCGCCCAGAGGTTGTGCCAGAAATGGCCCAAGGCGCGCTGATTTTCGCGGCCTGGCTCCCCATCCTCCAGCGCCAGCAAACCACTCGCGCCCGGCCCAGGAAAACGCCCCGCCAGCCCGATAATCGCAACCGCAACAGAAGGCTCGGATGCGGCAGGAGTCGCCGACAAAGCCACAGCTTCGGAAATTTCGGACGGAGCCTCTCCCGGCACGGTGCGGTCCGCGAAATATGACGCCAAAGCTTCCAGCGTAGGGTGCTCGAACAGGAGGGTCTTGGGCTGTTCGCCAAAGGTCTGTTCAAGGCGCTCCACCACCCGCAGCATCAGCACGGAGTCGACCCCGTAGGCATCGAAGGAGCGCTGCTTGTGCAACCGTTCGGGAGCCAGCTCCAGCTCTGCTGCGATCAGGCGGCGCAGGAACTCCAACATGCTCGGCCTTGCCGTCGATACTGCAGCCTGAGGCGCGGCAAAAGGCTGGAATTCCGCTCGTTGGAGCCACGCAATCGGCTCCCCTGCAGCCAGAATTTGCACATCTGCAGCGTAAGCCGAGAGGTGCTTCACCCGCACCTCCAGTAGTGCTTCGGTCAAGATCGGGCGCGCTAGCTGAACCTCGCCGATCTGGCGCGGCAGCATAGGCTTCTGGCCCCCATCGCCGAGCGCAAAGGCGGTGGCCTGCAAGGCGGCATCGAGCAGGGCAGTCATCCGGGCACGGCTATCGCCAGCCGTTTGCGGAATGCTGAGCTGGGCCACTGCTCCGTCTTTCCCGAGTCGGAGGGATTTGAGCACGCGCAAACTCGGGCCATAGCGAAGGCCGAGCGCCTCCAGCCGTGGGTAAATCATGGACGCGGTGCATTCCCGCCCAGCCGTTTCCAAGGCCAAGAGCTCGGGCTGGTGAACTGCAGGAGCGCGCCGCGCATCGGCGTAGACCGCGCCTTGAGCGTCCACAAATTGGACCGCTTCGCCGTGAACCTCCAAGCGCAGGGAAGCCAGAGCATCCGCACGCACCGGGCGGCGCCAGGTAAAGGCTGTGAGCCTTTCCTGCGGCAGTCGTTCCGCTGCAGCGGCAAGCAATGCCGCGCCGGGCAGGACGGGGCTGCCCTGCAGCACATGATCCGCAAAATACGCTTCGTCTCCCCGGAAAAGGCTCTGTTCAGTTGGGTCTGACGTGGCCGGCTCATGAATCCAACAACGCTCTTGAGCAAAGGGATAGAGTGGCAGGGCAATGCGACGCGCCGGTGTGTTTCGCTGGCCTGCCCAGTCGACTTTCTCACCGGAGAGCCAACGTGCCAGCGTCTGCCCCAGTGCAGTGTTTGCAGGCGATGGACGTTCCTGCTCCAAGGTGCGCAGCGCTTCGGCATGGCTTGCGACCACCGCGCCCCAGCGGACTTCCATCGCCTCACGGCCGACTTGCAGCGTATGGGCGATGTCGGCCAGCGAAAGCTCCGGGTGAGCACGCAGGTGGGCTGCCAGTTGACGACGTTTTTCGGCGAGGCGGTCGGCATCCAGCGCCGAGAGCACCAAAGCCTCCGGAGCGTGAGAAGCTGAAGGCGCGGACCGGGTCGGCGCTTCTGCTATGACCACATGTGCGTTGGCTCCACCCGCGCCGAACGAGCTGAGGCCCGCTTGGCGGAGGCCGCTTGCCAGCCAAGAAGCGCGCTGGCGCTGGACGGCAAAGCGCACTTCACTCCAAGAGATTTCGGGATTCAGCTCCTCGGCTTCGAGCGATGGAACAAGTTCGTGGTGTTGCAACTGGAGCACCACCTTGATCAGGCCAGCGATGCCTGCCGCAGACTCCAGATGCCCGAGGTTGGACTTGACCGAGCCAAGCGCGCACGAAGGCCCGGTGTTACCGAGGGCTCGGGTGAGTCCCGCCAGCTCAATCGGATCACCGAGGGGCGTGCCGGTGCCATGGGCCTCGACGTAAGAGATTGCCTCCGGCGCGACACCCGCCCGCCGCAGCGCTTGTGCTACCACGGCACCCTGGGCGTCCGGGCTGGGAACCGTATAGCCACTGGTCTTGCCCCCCGCATTGATGGCGCTGCCCTTGATCACTGCGTAAATGCGATCGCCTGCCGCCAAGGCCTCCTGCAGCGGGCGTAGTACGGCCACGCCCACGCCTTCGCCGTCGACCATCCCGGTGCCGCCCGCGCCAAAGCTGCGGCTGCGGCCATCCTTCGCCAGCATACCGAGGCGACCGAGGCGCTGCAGCTGCTCCGGGCTGACCACAAGGTTGACGCCGCCGGCAAACGCGAGGCGGCACTCGCCCCGCCGCAGGCTTTCGCAAGCGAGGTGCAGCGCGGTAAGCGACGATGAGCAGGCCGTGTCGACCGCGAGGCTTGGCCCTGCGAGATCGAGGAAATACGAGACACGGTTGGCGACCGACCAATGTGCATTGTGAGCGCCGTTGGCGGCACCGAGGGCCTGCGCCCGCGCCCCCAGCCACTCGTAGCCCGTGTTCATGATGCCCGCAAACACGCCGACGCTGCGGTCAAACTCACGGCGAAGGCCTTCGCGGGTGTAGGCGGCATCCTCGAGCGCCCACCAGACCGCCTGCAGAAAGAGGCGTTCCTGGGGGTCCATCGCTGCGGCCTCGCGTGGGGAAAGGCGGAAAAAGAGCGGATCGAAGCGGTCGATACCCGCGAGGAAGCCACCCCGGCGAGTCCCGGGCTCCAGCCGCGAGCGGTCGAACCAGGGCCAGCGGTCGGCCGGCAAGTCTCCGATGGCGCTGCGGCCCTCGCACAGGAGTTGCCAGAAGGCATCGAGCGAATCGGCACCCGGAAAACGTGCAGCCAGCCCAATGATGGCAATATCTTCATCGCGCGCCGGCTCGGGATGGGCGGCTGCGAACGTTGGTTGCGGGGTGGCAGCTGCCGCAGTCGTGGGCTGAACTGCGGCATATTTGGCAGCGAGGTGTGCGGCCAGTCGGTCGATGGTCGGGTGCTCGAAAAGCAAGGTCGTAGGCAGCTTGCCCACGGTCTCCTCCAGCTTGCGGGCAATCTTGATCGCTACCAGGGAATCGACCCCGAAGTTTTCAAACGTTTCGTCACTCTTGAGGCTGGCCATGGGCAGCTTCGTGACTTCTTGAAAGGCCCGGCGCACCCAATCGGCAACTTCCCCACCCTCGATGGGCGGGCTGGCAGGGCACGTTGACGGCTGGGTCTTAGGCACTGCCTGCGCCGGCAACGGCTGCGCGCTTTCTGCACCGACGATTGTCCAGCCATCGGTGGGGCGGGCATAGGCACGCGCATGGTGATAGCCAGCCTGCACAAATGCCTTCGACCAGCCTTCCGGGCTGAGCAGCGGTGAGTGCGGCAGGCGCAGCTCTGGATCGTCGAAGCGCCACCAGCCATCGGTTAACCCAAAGGTGAGCGTGGAGAAGGTCCAGTTGGCGCAGGCCTCCCCTACGAGGGCCAGCCCGTTGGCCCGCAAAAGGGTCCGCAACCGGCGCAGCGTGGCAGTGCAGTTGCGGGTGGCATGGAAGACATTCACCCCGAACACCAAGTCTACCGACGCGCCTTCATAGCCCTGCGCTACCGGGCAACGCTCCAGATCGAGCGTGTGGAATTCGGTCGCGATGGGCTCGCCCTCCAGCAGACGGCGACCGTGGTCGAGAAAACCGGTGGAGACATCGGTGTAGACGTAGCGGACCTGTGGGCCGAACGGCCTCAACCGTGCCACCACGCCCGGGGTCGAGCCACCTGTGCCCGCACCGGCTTCGACGATGATTACCTGGCGGTTGGGTTCGCGCTCCAGCGCGAGCGACACGTAGCGCTCAACCAGGCGAGCGAGCTGCGCATTATAGTGTCGGGTGATATCGTCGCCACGATAGATCGGCTCCACCAGCTCCAGCGAACCCCCGGGAAACAGCACTTCCACCGGTGAACGCTGGCCTCGCAACACTTCCGGGTAGGCATCGACACAGGTGTCGAGCAGATGCACGTGAGGTGCGGCGGCAGGGAATTGCGCGCACAGCTCCGCGCTCTCCTGCTCCAACCGGGCCCGTAGGGGAAAGGCTGCAAGCGGGCGCAATCGAGAGTCGATCAGCCCTTCCTGAGTCCAGACGTCGATCAGGGCGTCCAACAGTCGGCGGAAGGCAGGGGTGATGCGCAGCGCATCCGTGAGCGCATCGGCTCCAGCCGGAGCGGTCGGCCAACCCATTTCGCCGAAGATCTGGAATGCGCGCCGACGGGCGTAGCGCTCAAGCGCCGCTTGGGGGTCCACGGTCGGGGAATCACTCATCGCGCACCTCCATTCAACCCAGGTTGCAGCGTTCGGGTCGGTTGGTCCAGCTCCAGAAAATCAAAAATAGCGTCCAGCATGGAATGCGCACGGTTTGGGTGAACAAAGCCAAGCTGCTCCAGCAATGGGGCGTCGGCCTTGAGCGGCACCACTTGTTCGGCTCCGCTGTGCAAGATTGCCTCGGTCAGCGCCCAGCCTTCAGCTCGCGAGATCGAGCGCACGCCCACCTCGGCCAAGCTCCGTCGATAATCCTCCGAGGCCACCGCCCCGATCTCGCCCCAGAAACCCCAGTTGACGATCTGGATGGGGAACGGCACGTGGGGACGCCAGGCAGCGGCGACGGCATCCTGCCCAGTGGAAGCCGCCGCATAATTGGCTTGGCCGGGGGATGCGAGGAATGACTGGGCGGATGAGAACATGAGACAGAAGTCGAGCGGCTGCTCGGCGCAGGCCGTCAGCAGCGCGTGGGTGCCCGGCAGCTTGGGCGCGAGTGCAGCCGTAAGATCGGTCGCGCTCATGCGGGCGATGGAAGTATCGCGAAGCACCATCGCCGCGTGGATGACTCCATGCAGACGACCGTTTTGGCTTTGAGCGGTCTCGATAATCGCCCGCAAGGCAGATGAGTCGGCGACATCGGCGGTTGCATAACGTAGCGCCGCTGGCCCGAAGCGCTGGCGCAGGCGCTCGAAGGCGCGCCGCGTGGCAGCAGGCAGATCGGCTTCCTTGCGGCGACCGACCAGTTGCACTTTGGCTGCGTAGCGCCGGAGCAGGCTCTCGGCGAAGAAGAGGCCAAGACCGCCCGCGCCTCCTGTGATCAGGTAGTGACCGCCATTGCGCAGCGCCAGATCCGTAGAGTCGTCCAAGGTTACGGGGCACACCTGTCGGCGCAGCAGTGCACCTTCGCGCAAGACAAACCAAGGCTGTTCGCCGCTCACCTCCGCGAGTAACGGGATGATCTGGCCCAAGGCAGGGCTTTCGCCGGCAGAGGCTTCGACAATACTTACCCGCAGGCCGGAGATCTCCCGTGCAGCCGACAACAGAAGGCCCGGCAGAGCCCCCCATGCCAGTGCCGTTTCGCGAGTCTGCTCCGGCAGCACGAGCACGAGCGAACAGTCAGTCGACGGCTGCCGCGCCAGTGCCTGTAGCCACGACAGGAGTTCGCTGGCGACGCTTTGTGTGGCCGCAGAAGGTAAGACCACCAGCCCTGCCCGACCCTCGCTCGCGGGTGGCAGGTCGGGGGTCAGGGGCAGCATGCGCCAGTCGGCCTTCAGATCGCGGCAAAGTTGTCGAGCGAGCGGGTTCTCTATGGTGTGGCCGAGCACGCACCATGTGCGCTCTTGTGCCTCGGGCAGTGCTCCCGCAGCCACAGGCTCCCATTGCGGTGCGAAACAGCAGTCGGGCAACGCGACGTGATGTGCTGCCGTGCTCAAACGGCGCAAGCGGAAGCCATCGACCTCCGCGAGCACACGGCCTGCGTTGTCGAGTAGACGCACCGCGAATTCGCCTTCACTTACCCGGCGTGCGTGCGCCCACCCTGCCTGCAGAAGATCGCCGTGCAGGCGGAAACGGTCGACTGCAAACGGCACCCAGGTCTCGTCCGAATCGTCGGCGAAGGCAGAAAGTGCCTGCAGGGCCGCATCCAGGAGGCAGGCGCAATGGGGGCTTGGGGCGAGCTTGGCCAGAGCCTCGTCTGCACCTGCGCGCACCTCTTGCAACAGGCGAAATGCCGGCCCGAAATCGACCCCGCGCCGTGCGAACGCCTCGTAGAGGTCGTTCGGTGCGTGTTGCTGAGGCAAGCGTCTCTGTAGCGCCGCCAGATCAAGCGGCGGAGGCGAGGCGTGCGCAGCTGAAACAGTGAATTCCAGGTAGCGGGTTTCGGTCTCGGCATCGGCGATAAAGTGCCGCGTATCCTCTTGAAGCAAATAAAGCTCCAGACCGTTTTCTTTCGCGACTGCGGGCTCCAGAATAACCACATCGGCAATCGCTTGACCGGGGTGAGCTTGGGCAGCGGCCCATAGCAGCGCGGCGCCGGGCAAGATCGGGCGGCCTTGCACGACGTGATCGCGCAAGATGGC
The Verrucomicrobiota bacterium JB022 DNA segment above includes these coding regions:
- a CDS encoding beta-ketoacyl synthase N-terminal-like domain-containing protein, with the translated sequence MSDSPTVDPQAALERYARRRAFQIFGEMGWPTAPAGADALTDALRITPAFRRLLDALIDVWTQEGLIDSRLRPLAAFPLRARLEQESAELCAQFPAAAPHVHLLDTCVDAYPEVLRGQRSPVEVLFPGGSLELVEPIYRGDDITRHYNAQLARLVERYVSLALEREPNRQVIIVEAGAGTGGSTPGVVARLRPFGPQVRYVYTDVSTGFLDHGRRLLEGEPIATEFHTLDLERCPVAQGYEGASVDLVFGVNVFHATRNCTATLRRLRTLLRANGLALVGEACANWTFSTLTFGLTDGWWRFDDPELRLPHSPLLSPEGWSKAFVQAGYHHARAYARPTDGWTIVGAESAQPLPAQAVPKTQPSTCPASPPIEGGEVADWVRRAFQEVTKLPMASLKSDETFENFGVDSLVAIKIARKLEETVGKLPTTLLFEHPTIDRLAAHLAAKYAAVQPTTAAAATPQPTFAAAHPEPARDEDIAIIGLAARFPGADSLDAFWQLLCEGRSAIGDLPADRWPWFDRSRLEPGTRRGGFLAGIDRFDPLFFRLSPREAAAMDPQERLFLQAVWWALEDAAYTREGLRREFDRSVGVFAGIMNTGYEWLGARAQALGAANGAHNAHWSVANRVSYFLDLAGPSLAVDTACSSSLTALHLACESLRRGECRLAFAGGVNLVVSPEQLQRLGRLGMLAKDGRSRSFGAGGTGMVDGEGVGVAVLRPLQEALAAGDRIYAVIKGSAINAGGKTSGYTVPSPDAQGAVVAQALRRAGVAPEAISYVEAHGTGTPLGDPIELAGLTRALGNTGPSCALGSVKSNLGHLESAAGIAGLIKVVLQLQHHELVPSLEAEELNPEISWSEVRFAVQRQRASWLASGLRQAGLSSFGAGGANAHVVIAEAPTRSAPSASHAPEALVLSALDADRLAEKRRQLAAHLRAHPELSLADIAHTLQVGREAMEVRWGAVVASHAEALRTLEQERPSPANTALGQTLARWLSGEKVDWAGQRNTPARRIALPLYPFAQERCWIHEPATSDPTEQSLFRGDEAYFADHVLQGSPVLPGAALLAAAAERLPQERLTAFTWRRPVRADALASLRLEVHGEAVQFVDAQGAVYADARRAPAVHQPELLALETAGRECTASMIYPRLEALGLRYGPSLRVLKSLRLGKDGAVAQLSIPQTAGDSRARMTALLDAALQATAFALGDGGQKPMLPRQIGEVQLARPILTEALLEVRVKHLSAYAADVQILAAGEPIAWLQRAEFQPFAAPQAAVSTARPSMLEFLRRLIAAELELAPERLHKQRSFDAYGVDSVLMLRVVERLEQTFGEQPKTLLFEHPTLEALASYFADRTVPGEAPSEISEAVALSATPAASEPSVAVAIIGLAGRFPGPGASGLLALEDGEPGRENQRALGHFWHNLWAGHDAVTDIPEDRWDWRAHHEA